From the genome of Halobaculum halobium, one region includes:
- a CDS encoding DUF6735 family protein — MGHRALVAYERTDGQYTLHYSHWGAANLKLKHRISAESPFGGDDTDSKWAKQLLAELADGLEADAVDAYLAGEDRPSTVVEPKPRATGLTLDEIVADHLDYLHHEAFFVVSTTFEVTAYRTLWSGLQYDSETVEQGETVGNGALATVRWYDGEPVGDGHLQGQFAALKDVIGDMLDKGVFTPSTARQYLKRKLAERVGDRQELLIPTGESPFEKASLNHS, encoded by the coding sequence ATGGGACACCGCGCACTCGTTGCGTACGAACGCACGGACGGACAGTACACACTCCACTACAGCCATTGGGGTGCAGCGAACCTGAAGCTCAAGCACCGAATCTCTGCTGAGTCGCCGTTCGGTGGCGACGACACCGACTCCAAGTGGGCGAAACAGCTCCTCGCAGAGCTTGCCGATGGCCTCGAGGCAGATGCGGTCGACGCCTACCTCGCCGGCGAGGATCGACCGTCGACGGTCGTCGAGCCGAAGCCCCGCGCCACCGGGCTCACCCTCGACGAGATCGTCGCTGACCATCTCGACTACCTCCACCATGAGGCGTTCTTCGTGGTGTCGACGACGTTCGAGGTGACCGCCTATCGGACGCTGTGGTCCGGGCTCCAGTACGACTCGGAGACGGTCGAACAGGGAGAGACAGTCGGGAACGGCGCGCTCGCGACGGTGCGCTGGTACGACGGCGAGCCGGTCGGCGACGGCCACCTGCAGGGCCAGTTCGCGGCCCTCAAAGACGTCATCGGCGATATGCTCGACAAGGGCGTCTTCACGCCGTCGACGGCGAGGCAGTACCTAAAACGGAAGCTCGCTGAGCGGGTCGGGGACCGACAGGAGCTGCTCATTCCGACCGGAGAATCGCCCTTCGAGAAGGCGAGCCTCAACCACTCCTAG